One genomic segment of Terrihabitans soli includes these proteins:
- a CDS encoding response regulator — MPRVLVIDDDESVRGAIEALLRPENCDVVLAENARRGAELFGTSPFDVVMVDIFMPGMNGLETIKDFRRADPEMPIIAMSGFRFRSAGMPMPDFLKIASELGATYCLSKPFRPQQLFEAIDVCVRLPAQRRRAVSVRT, encoded by the coding sequence ATGCCGCGCGTCCTTGTGATCGATGACGATGAATCCGTCCGCGGCGCCATAGAGGCGCTGCTGCGGCCCGAGAACTGCGATGTGGTTCTCGCCGAAAATGCCCGCCGGGGCGCCGAGCTGTTCGGAACAAGCCCGTTCGATGTTGTGATGGTCGACATATTCATGCCCGGCATGAATGGCCTGGAAACGATCAAGGACTTTCGCCGCGCTGATCCTGAAATGCCAATCATCGCGATGTCCGGATTCCGCTTCCGCAGCGCGGGAATGCCGATGCCGGACTTTCTCAAGATAGCATCCGAGCTTGGCGCCACATACTGTCTCAGCAAGCCTTTCCGCCCGCAGCAGCTTTTCGAGGCCATCGATGTTTGCGTGCGGCTGCCCGCTCAACGCCGGAGAGCCGTATCTGTACGTACGTAA
- a CDS encoding Crp/Fnr family transcriptional regulator: MHEGPDRKSQASLALAESDAPEAGFSKGQVLFAQGQPADALFFIRRGKIKMNVLSEHGKEGVIAILEAGDFCGENCLAGQSLRTASAKAMTDGAVLRIERATALRLLKDNPEFGARFLSYVLARNLRIEADLIDQLFNSSEKRLARLLLILGAGKNGSAGAIDPPISQEMLAEMIGTTRSRVSHFMNRFRQLGYISYNGHSGQLEVHKSLNSVVLEEE; this comes from the coding sequence TTGCACGAGGGACCGGACAGGAAGTCGCAAGCCTCGCTCGCTCTCGCGGAGAGCGATGCGCCGGAAGCCGGGTTCAGCAAGGGCCAGGTTCTGTTCGCCCAGGGCCAGCCCGCTGACGCGCTGTTCTTTATCCGTCGCGGCAAGATCAAGATGAATGTCCTGTCCGAGCACGGGAAAGAGGGCGTGATCGCCATTCTCGAAGCCGGCGATTTCTGTGGCGAAAACTGCCTTGCCGGCCAGTCGCTCCGCACCGCCTCCGCCAAGGCGATGACGGACGGGGCGGTGCTGCGCATCGAGCGGGCGACCGCCTTGCGTCTGCTCAAGGACAATCCGGAGTTTGGCGCCCGTTTCCTTTCTTATGTCCTGGCCCGCAATCTGCGCATTGAAGCCGATCTGATCGATCAACTGTTCAATTCGAGCGAAAAGCGCCTGGCGCGCCTTCTCCTGATCCTTGGCGCCGGCAAGAACGGAAGCGCCGGCGCGATCGATCCGCCGATCAGCCAGGAGATGCTTGCCGAGATGATCGGAACGACGCGCTCGCGCGTCAGTCATTTCATGAACAGGTTCCGGCAGCTGGGCTACATCTCCTACAACGGGCACAGCGGTCAGCTTGAGGTGCACAAATCCCTGAACAGTGTTGTCCTCGAAGAGGAGTGA
- a CDS encoding GNAT family N-acetyltransferase, protein MNIDGRTIRLRLAELADAEFILSLRVNPALSTFVSPVSPDIEKQLSWLRSYKERERDKEEFYFIIESLGGTPYGAVRVYDFQGPSFCWGSWLISPDAPASTGIESALLVYEFAFYTLGFTASHFDVRQGNTRVIAFHERLGAVQVASNDLDCFFEFSKEAYEKIRPKYAKFLPA, encoded by the coding sequence ATGAACATCGACGGCCGCACCATCCGCCTCCGGCTCGCCGAGCTTGCCGACGCAGAATTCATCCTCTCGCTGCGTGTAAATCCCGCCTTATCAACGTTTGTTTCTCCCGTGTCGCCCGACATTGAGAAACAACTCTCCTGGCTTCGCTCGTACAAGGAGCGGGAGAGAGACAAAGAAGAATTTTATTTTATCATCGAGAGCCTCGGCGGCACGCCATACGGGGCTGTTCGGGTTTATGACTTCCAGGGTCCGTCGTTCTGTTGGGGCTCGTGGCTCATCTCTCCCGATGCGCCCGCATCGACAGGCATCGAGTCCGCACTGCTCGTATATGAGTTCGCCTTTTACACGCTCGGATTTACAGCGAGCCATTTCGACGTACGGCAAGGCAATACGCGGGTAATTGCATTCCATGAGCGTCTTGGGGCTGTACAAGTCGCGTCCAATGACCTCGACTGCTTCTTTGAATTCAGCAAGGAAGCGTACGAGAAGATCAGGCCGAAATATGCGAAATTTCTGCCTGCGTAA
- a CDS encoding glycosyltransferase, with translation MLDLQILIPVYNKGKYIEDALTSVLGQETTYTYEIIICDDASTDDSQTIIDQFCQRYPQKIRSYPNASNAGCLGNSIRCYEKAGARYVTVLDPDDYWTDPHHIQAALDFLDGHADYTVFMSNTLLEENGKQRPYHSGMSRTFGFDHLSGAVAGHTSATFYRNCGAFAENIDVLRSKVGTPQEKIYEGESFRSLLHLARGKGYFDPTIRSVYRVLDTGIWMSLSVSEQHYLNSEFYAEMLQFFDGRGATYFLEMAEKSSGAAAPFVEDLPPAAQVKFWETYLSVVAARNKTTGAESPTFAFLLPSRTVGGYEFLFTRLARALADDLHFQVFFIDYKDGVCRRMLSGSGVKMIEQGSELKLLQGGLLVFPATLGFELPVITGRNVRLLSWFAHPKSFEWLCYRTSKTGEAAKQHIEWLHAFRSLIFMDWSCWKAAERVLNATFTRNFVPVYATQKAISRTGGFHEPGYVNIAWLGRLDDDKFGAINPLIENLANLRDSVRVRLHVIGDGNMRSRLEDACARLSVEAIFYGTIIGEELDRYLVSNADIVFAMGISSLEVANLKIPTVLTFLSEGAANFDSYLWLFDSPQFSLGMYLDELAAADNLPVHQLSEIISQLKVPNAISNLGQKCFEHAASKHSEASVLGRLINAGSSAGALHGASPPSLFKRSMRRALRALRLAKG, from the coding sequence ATGCTTGATCTTCAAATCCTTATACCAGTTTACAACAAGGGTAAGTACATTGAAGATGCCTTGACGTCGGTCCTTGGCCAAGAAACAACGTATACGTACGAAATCATAATCTGCGACGATGCGTCGACTGACGACAGCCAGACCATCATCGATCAGTTTTGTCAACGCTACCCGCAAAAAATTCGAAGCTATCCAAACGCAAGCAATGCAGGCTGCCTCGGAAACTCGATTCGATGCTATGAGAAGGCAGGCGCGCGGTATGTGACCGTCCTTGATCCGGACGACTATTGGACGGACCCGCATCATATCCAGGCGGCGCTCGACTTCCTTGACGGTCACGCAGACTATACCGTGTTCATGAGCAACACGCTTCTGGAAGAGAATGGAAAACAGCGTCCATACCATTCGGGTATGAGTCGGACGTTTGGCTTTGACCACCTGAGTGGCGCTGTTGCTGGGCATACATCAGCGACATTCTATCGAAATTGCGGGGCTTTTGCCGAGAATATCGATGTGTTGCGCTCCAAAGTCGGAACGCCCCAGGAAAAGATTTACGAGGGAGAATCCTTCCGTTCACTACTCCATCTCGCGCGCGGCAAGGGGTACTTTGATCCAACGATCCGCAGCGTTTATCGCGTCTTGGACACTGGAATATGGATGAGTCTTTCAGTCTCCGAACAGCATTATCTGAACAGCGAGTTCTACGCGGAGATGTTGCAGTTTTTTGACGGCCGGGGCGCCACCTACTTTCTCGAAATGGCGGAAAAATCCTCTGGAGCAGCGGCTCCGTTTGTCGAAGATCTGCCGCCCGCTGCGCAAGTCAAATTTTGGGAAACTTATCTCTCGGTTGTCGCCGCCAGAAACAAAACTACGGGAGCAGAAAGCCCCACTTTTGCATTCCTTTTGCCGAGCCGGACAGTCGGGGGCTATGAGTTTCTGTTCACACGTCTTGCGCGCGCGTTGGCTGACGACTTGCATTTCCAGGTATTCTTTATCGACTATAAGGATGGCGTTTGCAGGCGGATGCTTTCCGGTAGCGGCGTGAAAATGATCGAACAGGGGTCGGAGTTGAAGCTTCTGCAAGGTGGTTTGCTGGTGTTTCCCGCGACCCTAGGCTTTGAACTTCCCGTAATTACGGGTCGTAACGTCAGGCTTCTTTCCTGGTTCGCTCATCCAAAGAGTTTTGAATGGCTATGCTATCGCACCTCTAAGACGGGGGAGGCCGCGAAGCAGCACATCGAGTGGCTGCACGCCTTTCGTTCTTTGATCTTCATGGATTGGTCGTGCTGGAAGGCCGCGGAGAGGGTGTTGAATGCGACCTTCACTCGAAACTTTGTCCCAGTATACGCCACCCAAAAAGCCATCTCTCGAACAGGAGGCTTCCACGAGCCGGGGTATGTCAATATTGCCTGGCTCGGTCGTCTCGACGATGACAAGTTCGGCGCCATCAATCCATTGATCGAAAACCTTGCAAATCTTCGGGACAGCGTGCGCGTGCGGCTGCACGTCATCGGCGATGGTAATATGAGGTCACGTCTTGAGGACGCTTGTGCCCGGCTGTCCGTCGAAGCCATTTTTTATGGCACGATCATAGGCGAGGAACTTGACCGATATTTGGTCAGCAATGCCGATATTGTGTTCGCAATGGGCATCTCCTCGCTAGAGGTGGCAAACCTGAAAATACCTACAGTTCTCACCTTCCTGAGTGAGGGGGCGGCGAATTTCGATTCTTATCTTTGGCTTTTCGATTCCCCCCAGTTCTCTCTTGGAATGTATCTTGATGAGTTGGCAGCCGCCGACAATTTGCCGGTGCATCAACTGTCAGAAATCATTTCTCAGCTCAAGGTACCGAACGCGATTTCTAATCTCGGGCAGAAGTGCTTTGAGCATGCCGCGTCAAAGCATTCGGAGGCGTCAGTTCTTGGCCGGTTGATTAATGCGGGTTCGTCGGCTGGCGCCTTGCACGGCGCTTCTCCGCCTTCTTTATTCAAGCGGTCAATGCGCAGGGCTCTTCGAGCGCTTCGTTTGGCTAAGGGCTGA